The Corynebacterium suranareeae genome window below encodes:
- a CDS encoding methionine ABC transporter ATP-binding protein, with the protein MEFRGITKVFSNNKSAKTTALDNVTLTVEPGEVIGIIGYSGAGKSTLVRLINGLDSPTSGSLLLNGTDIVGMSESKLRKLRSNIGMIFQQFNLFQSRTAAGNVEYPLEVAKMDKAARKARVQEMLEFVGLGDKGKNYPEQLSGGQKQRVGIARALATNPTLLLADEATSALDPETTHEVLELLRKVNRELGITIVVITHEMEVVRSIADKVAVMESGKVVEFGSVYEVFSNPQTQVAQRFVATALRNTPDQVESEDLLSHEGRLFTIDLTETSGFFAATARAAEKGAFVNIVHGGVTTLQRQSFGKMTVRLTGDPLAIEEFFHSLSLTTTIKEITR; encoded by the coding sequence GTGGAGTTCCGCGGCATAACCAAAGTCTTTAGCAACAACAAGTCTGCTAAAACCACCGCATTAGATAATGTCACCCTCACCGTAGAACCTGGTGAAGTCATTGGCATCATCGGTTATTCTGGCGCCGGAAAATCCACTCTTGTCCGCCTCATCAACGGGCTTGACTCCCCTACCAGCGGATCGCTGCTGCTCAACGGCACCGATATCGTTGGCATGTCGGAGTCTAAGCTGCGTAAACTGCGCAGTAATATCGGCATGATTTTCCAGCAGTTCAACCTTTTCCAATCGCGCACCGCCGCTGGAAACGTGGAATACCCGCTGGAAGTTGCCAAGATGGATAAGGCAGCCCGCAAGGCGCGCGTGCAGGAAATGCTCGAGTTCGTCGGCCTGGGCGACAAAGGCAAAAATTACCCCGAGCAGCTCTCGGGCGGCCAGAAGCAGCGAGTCGGCATCGCCCGTGCACTGGCCACCAATCCAACGCTTTTGCTTGCCGACGAAGCCACCTCCGCTTTGGATCCCGAAACCACGCATGAAGTTTTGGAATTGCTGCGCAAAGTAAACCGTGAACTTGGCATCACCATCGTTGTGATCACCCACGAAATGGAAGTCGTTCGTTCCATCGCAGACAAAGTCGCAGTGATGGAATCCGGCAAAGTTGTGGAATTCGGCAGCGTCTATGAGGTGTTCTCTAACCCACAGACACAAGTTGCACAGCGATTTGTTGCAACCGCACTGCGCAACACCCCAGACCAGGTGGAATCAGAAGACCTGCTCAGCCATGAGGGACGACTTTTTACCATCGACCTCACGGAGACCTCCGGCTTCTTCGCAGCTACTGCACGCGCTGCCGAGAAGGGGGCATTTGTCAATATTGTCCACGGTGGCGTTACCACCTTGCAGCGTCAATCATTCGGCAAGATGACCGTCCGCCTCACCGGTGACCCGCTAGCAATTGAAGAGTTCTTCCACTCACTGTCCCTGACCACCACCATCAAGGAGATCACCCGATGA